A genomic region of Criblamydia sequanensis CRIB-18 contains the following coding sequences:
- a CDS encoding PIG-L family deacetylase: MTNFVDILAIGAHPDDVDFGAGAILLKMAAKGRKIAILDVTSGEMGTHGNAKIREKESLKAGKFLKADRFFLHLSDTKLGDTLEIRQELTSWIRKLKPKLVLAPDFQKEMNHPDHAALGLAVRAAARFARFPKILPDLKPHRVEGVLHYHYPTNRMPDFLFDVSDFTEKWVQVMKCFESQLKTLDYIDRNLKAASYFGSLVGVPYAQGLSKHNPILVGDLLEVSKGTLEI; this comes from the coding sequence ATGACTAATTTCGTTGACATTTTAGCAATTGGAGCTCATCCCGATGATGTCGATTTTGGAGCCGGAGCTATTTTATTAAAAATGGCCGCAAAGGGTCGCAAAATTGCTATTTTGGATGTAACTTCAGGTGAAATGGGTACTCACGGGAATGCTAAGATAAGAGAAAAAGAGAGTTTAAAAGCCGGCAAATTCCTTAAAGCGGATAGATTTTTTTTACATTTAAGCGATACCAAGCTTGGGGACACTCTTGAAATTAGACAAGAGCTTACTTCTTGGATTAGGAAGCTGAAACCAAAGCTTGTTTTAGCGCCTGATTTTCAAAAGGAAATGAATCATCCTGACCACGCAGCTTTAGGACTTGCTGTAAGGGCAGCTGCACGTTTTGCTCGTTTCCCTAAAATTTTACCTGACCTGAAGCCCCATAGAGTGGAAGGGGTTTTGCATTACCATTATCCAACCAATCGTATGCCCGATTTCTTATTCGATGTTTCTGATTTTACAGAAAAATGGGTTCAAGTGATGAAGTGTTTTGAGTCTCAGCTTAAGACACTTGATTATATAGACCGTAATTTAAAGGCGGCTTCTTATTTTGGAAGTCTAGTCGGGGTTCCCTATGCTCAAGGCCTATCTAAACATAATCCTATTCTAGTCGGGGATCTTCTTGAGGTTTCGAAAGGAACGCTTGAAATTTAA